In Malus sylvestris chromosome 16, drMalSylv7.2, whole genome shotgun sequence, the following are encoded in one genomic region:
- the LOC126607974 gene encoding uncharacterized protein LOC126607974, whose translation MLRSLEKMIRLWIAALQFSELFVSSLVHLLYGFYIFSTAVAGDLSQALSNLQSKRNMSIEVKDVVAQRDPPANGSLPPIVLVHGIFGFGKGRLGGLSYFAGAEKKDERVLVPDLGSLTSIYDRARELFYYLKGGRVDYGEEHSKACGHSQFGRVYEQGHYPEWDEDHPLHFVGHSAGAQVVRVLQQMLADKAFKGFENTNENWVLSISSLSGAFNGTTRTYLDGMQPEDGKTLKPICLLQLCRLGVIIYDWLDITWLKAYYNFGFDHYNMTWKKVGVRGLVDCLLGNSGPFASTDWILPDLTLQGSARLNSHLHSFPNTYYFSYATKRTRKVLGVTVPSSICGIHPLLFIRVLQMSQWRHPPDVPPPYKGYRDEDWQDNDGALNTISMTRPLLPVEHPSRFVKDDSDCHPLQPGIWYYKIVEADHIFFIINRERAGVQFDLIYDSIFERCRKHVFRKTPQTLPNETQH comes from the exons ATGTTGAGAAGTTTGGAGAAAATGATAAGACTATGGATTGCGGCCCTGCAATTTTCGGAGCTTTTTGTGAGCAGCCTGGTTCACTTGCTGTACGGGTTTTACATCTTCAGCACCGCCGTGGCCGGCGATCTGTCGCAGGCGCTGAGCAATTTGCAATCGAAGCGGAACATGAGCATTGAGGTGAAGGATGTGGTGGCGCAGAGAGACCCGCCGGCCAATGGCAGCCTGCCACCTATTGTTTTGGTCCATGGGATATTTGGTTTTGGCAAAGGG AGATTGGGAGGTTTATCGTATTTCGCCGGGGCGGAGAAGAAGGATGAGAGGGTTCTGGTGCCGGATTTGGGATCTCTAACGAGCATTTATGATAG GGCTCGTGAATTGTTCTACTATTTGAAGGGCGGGCGAGTCGATTACGGTGAAGAACACAGCAAGGCTTGTGGGCACTCACAATTCGGTCGAGTTTACGAACAAG GGCACTACCCTGAATGGGATGAGGATCACCCTCTTCACTTTGTCGGCCATTCTGCCGGAGCACAGGTTGTCCGTGTGCTGCAGCAAATGCTTGCTGATAAG GCGTTCAAGGGGTTTGAGAACACTAATGAGAATTGGGTATTGAGCATATCATCATTGTCAGGAGCATTCAATGGAACAACAAGAACCTACTTGGATGGAATGCA GCCAGAAGATGGAAAAACCTTGAAACCTATATGTCTGTTGCAGTTATGCCGGCTAGGAGTGATAATTTACGATTGGTTGGACATTACCTGGCTGAAGGCTTATTACAACTTTGGGTTTGATCACTATAACATGACATGGAAGAAAGTGGGCGTTAGGGGTCTTGTTGATTGCCTCTTGGGAAACTCAGGCCCATTCGCTTCTACTGATTGGATTCTCCCAGACCTCACACTTCAAGGCTCCGCAAGACTCAACAGCCATCTCCATTCCTTTCCCAACACATACTACTTCAGCTATGCCACTAAGCGAACGAGGAAGGTGTTGGGTGTCACAGTTCCATCAAGCATATGCGGAATTCATCCATTGCTTTTCATTAGAGTATTGCAAATGAGCCAATGGCGCCACCCTCCGGATGTCCCTCCCCCATACAAAGGCTACAG GGATGAGGATTGGCAGGACAATGATGGAGCTTTGAATACCATCTCCATGACTCGCCCTCTTCTCCCCGTTGAACATCCCAGTCGGTTTGTAAAAGATGATTCAGATTGTCATCCTTTGCAACCTGGCATCTG GTACTATAAGATTGTGGAAGCTGATCACATATTCTTCATTATTAATCGGGAGAGAGCCGGAGTTCAGTTTGATCTGATATACGACAGCATTTTCGAACGCTGCAGAAAGCATGTGTTTAGAAAAACTCCGCAGACTTTACCGAACGAAACACAACATTAG
- the LOC126607976 gene encoding L-tryptophan--pyruvate aminotransferase 1-like → MCGTTENPTSNSKTSSVSPANGNGGTILPSDHVLNLEQGDPAVYESYWRKMGDKCTMVISGSELMSYISDFTSVCWFLEPTLEAAVRRLHRTVGNAVVDGDRHIVVGTGSTQLYQAALYALTSPGGPEPVSVVSAAPYYSSYPDETDYIRSALYKWAGDAYTFNKTGHGPYIEVVNTPNNPDGTIREAIVKNWGDQGKLIHDLAYYWPQYTPITRPADHDIMYFTFSKSTGHAGSRIGWAIVKDKEVARKMSKFVELSSLGVSKDSQQRAAKIMGVICDDYENCKSTDNSELFFDHCRRIMADRWERLRKVVEQSVIFSLPNYPQKYCIFSGESTEPYPAFAWMEANEDVDTEKVLRGQIKVQGRTGRRFGVDQRYVRISMLSGEDVFNKFLERLSTIKSVTNGH, encoded by the exons ATGTGCGGCACCACGGAGAACCCTACTTCCAATAGCAAAACCTCCTCTGTGTCCCCGGCCAATGGTAACGGCGGCACGATACTGCCATCCGACCATGTCCTCAACCTCGAACA GGGCGACCCGGCAGTGTACGAATCCTATTGGAGGAAGATGGGGGACAAATGTACGATGGTGATCTCCGGAAGCGAATTGATGAGCTATATCAGCGACTTCACCAGCGTGTGCTGGTTTTTGGAGCCAACATTGGAGGCGGCGGTCAGAAGACTTCATCGTACGGTTGGAAACGCCGTCGTAGACGGTGATCGGCATATCGTGGTGGGGACAGGCTCGACTCAGCTGTATCAGGCTGCCCTGTATGCTCTCACTTCTCCTGGCGGGCCCGAGCCCGTCAGCGTTGTGTCTGCCGCCCCTTACTACTCG TCATATCCGGATGAAACAGACTATATTCGTTCTGCATTGTATAAATGGGCAGGCGATGCATATACCTTTAACAAAACTGGACATGGACCTTACATTGAAGTGGTCAACACCCCAAACAACCCCGACGGCACTATCCGAGAGGCCATCGTGAAGAACTGGGGTGATCAAGGGAAGCTCATTCATGACCTGGCCTACTATTGGCCTCAGTACACTCCAATTACTCGTCCGGCCGATCATGACATCATGTACTTTACATTCTCCAAAAGCACCGGACATGCCGGTTCTCGCATTGG ATGGGCCATTGTGAAGGACAAAGAGGTTGCCAGAAAGATGTCAAAGTTTGTAGAGCTAAGCTCACTTGGTGTGTCCAAGGATTCCCAGCAACGAGCTGCTAAGATAATGGGAGTGATCTGCGACGACTATGAAAACTGCAAGTCCACTGACAACTCTGAGCTCTTCTTCGACCATTGCCGTCGAATCATGGCGGACAGATGGGAGAGGTTAAGAAAAGTGGTCGAGCAAAGTGTAATTTTCAGCCTACCCAACTACCCCCAAAAGTACTGCATCTTCTCTGGAGAGTCCACTGAACCATATCCAg CATTTGCATGGATGGAGGCCAATGAGGATGTAGACACAGAGAAGGTTCTGAGAGGACAGATTAAGGTGCAAGGAAGAACAGGGAGGCGCTTTGGGGTTGATCAGAGGTACGTCAGGATTAGCATGCTGAGCGGGGAAGACGTGTTTAACAAGTTCTTGGAGAGATTATCAACTATCAAATCCGTTACTAATGGTCATTAA
- the LOC126607975 gene encoding AP-1 complex subunit mu-2-like, which translates to MAGAVSALFLLDIKGRVLIWRNYRGDVSAAQAERFFTKLIEKEVDPESHDPVVHDNGVSYLFIQHNNVYLMAASRQNCNAASLLFFLHRIVDVFKHYFEELEEESLRDNFVVVYELLDEMMDFGYPQYTEAKILSEFIKTDAYRMEVTQRPPMAVTNAVSWRSEGIRYKKNEVFLDVVESVNILVNSNGQIIRSDVVGALKMRTYLSGMPECKLGLNDRVLLEAQGRATKGKAIDLEDIKFHQCVRLARFENDRTISFVPPDGAFDLMTYRLSTQVKPLIWVECQIERHSKSRIEILVKARSQFKERSTATNVEIEVPVVSDATNPDVRTSLGSAAYAPESDALIWKIRSFPGGKEYMLRAEFRLPSVTAEESTPERKAPIRVKFEIPYFTVSGIQVRYLKIIEKSGYQALPWVRYITMAGEYELRLV; encoded by the exons ATGGCAGGGGCAGTCTCGGCGCTGTTCCTCCTAGACATCAAAGGCCGCGTTCTCATCTGGCGCAACTACCGCGGCGACGTCTCCGCCGCTCAAGCTGAGCGCTTCTTCACTAAGCTCATCGAGAAAGAG GTTGATCCGGAGTCTCATGATCCAGTTGTTCATGATAATGGCGTGAGCTACTTGTTTATACAGCATAACAATGTTTACTTGATGGCTGCGTCCCGGCAGAACTGCAATGCCGCTagtcttcttttctttctacaCCGCATAGTCGAT GTGTTCAAGCATTACTTTGAAGAGTTAGAAGAGGAATCGCTCAGGGATAACTTTGTGGTTGTG TATGAGTTGCTGGATGAAATGATGGACTTTGGTTACCCTCAGTATACTGAGGCCAAGATTCTCAGTGAATTTATCAAGACTGATGCTTACAGGATGGAAGTTACACAGAGACCTCCCATGGCTGTAACAAATGCAGTGTCTTGGCGAAGTGAAGGGATACGTTACAAGAAGAATGAG gTTTTCCTGGATGTGGTGGAGAGTGTTAATATACTTGTTAACAGCAATGGACAAATCATTAGGTCGGATGTTGTTGGTGCATTGAAGATGAGAACTTATTTGAG TGGTATGCCCGAGTGTAAGCTGGGCTTAAATGATAGAGTGTTATTGGAGGCACAAGGCCGAGCAACAAAAGGAAAAGCCATTGATTTGGAAGACATCAAATTTCATCA GTGTGTCCGTTTGGCTCGGTTTGAAAATGACCGGACAATATCCTTTGTACCACCTGATGGAGCTTTTGATCTCATGACATATAGGCTGAGTACACAG gTTAAGCCTTTAATTTGGGTTGAATGTCAAATTGAAAGGCATTCAAAAAGTCGCATTGAGATTCTGGTAAAAGCTAGAAGTCAGTTCAAGGAGCGTag CACTGCTACAAATGTTGAGATTGAGGTGCCTGTGGTATCTGATGCAACTAATCCAGATGTTCGGACATCATTAGGATCTGCAGCATATGCACCTGAAAGTGATGCGCTTATCTGGAAAATAAGATCTTTTCCTGGAGGCAAG GAATACATGTTGAGAGCAGAGTTTCGCCTTCCAAGTGTAACGGCTGAAGAATCAACTCCTGAGAGAAAAGCTCCTATACGTGTGAAGTTCGAGATACCATATTTTACTGTTTCTGGAATACAG GTTCGTTACCTCAAGATTATTGAAAAAAGCGGATACCAAGCTCTTCCATGGGTGAGATACATAACCATGGCCGGCGAGTATGAATTAAGACTAGTATAA
- the LOC126607977 gene encoding lysM domain receptor-like kinase 3 yields MASPHLLLPCMLLSLFLRLFSAVFAADASIRSALVNPLSCSAKIMTCNASLYHINIDLKVEEIATLYTVNPSEIRPIKHNKKQDYLISVPCSCKNISGTVGYFYDTTYKVKQFDTFYNVSTKIYSGQPLYIEEEIPQFKTDADFPIHLPCGCVQSQSQIVVTYTVQEHDTLSDIGTLLSAKIENIEKMNKNMTENPSYIVVGWVLFVPMEKNGLRTSKPGFRHKWSILVAILLAVTLLSISTLIFILYRRRKPEQNVEVPDKPVSTSSKSSAPHRSLSLHNQLLHKENMGDVAIFESDGPVIFSLEEIEEATGYFDETKKIGEGGYGSVFLGVIRGKEVAIKKMKSNSTKEFFAELKVLCKIHHINVVELLGYASGDDHLYLVYEYVQNGSLSEHLHDPLLKGHQPLSWTARTQIAVDAAKGIEYIHDHTKARYVHRDIKTSNILLDEGFRAKVADFGLAKLVGRTNEEDVFATRLVGTPGYLPPESVKELQVTHKTDVFAFGVVLAELITGQRALFRDNREPGKMKSLITVIKKVFQDDHPEAALEAATDGNLRSNYPMEDMFKMAEIAEWCMSEEAVERPEMREIVVMLSQIATSSIEWEATLGGNSQVFSGVFQFTGR; encoded by the exons ATGGCATCCCCCCATCTCCTCCTTCCATGCATGCTCCTCTCCCTATTTCTTCGTCTATTTTCTGCAGTTTTCGCTGCTGATGCATCCATCAGGTCTGCTCTCGTAAACCCTTTGAGTTGCTCTGCGAAAATCATGACATGTAACGCCTCGCTCTACCACATCAACATCGATCTGAAGGTAGAAGAAATTGCCACTTTGTACACCGTGAATCCATCCGAAATCAGACCTATAAAGCACAACAAGAAGCAAGATTACCTGATAAGTGTGCCTTGTTCTTGCAAAAACATATCCGGCACTGTTGGATACTTCTATGACACGACCTACAAGGTGAAACAATTTGACACGTTTTATAATGTGTCGACGAAGATTTACAGCGGGCAGCCTTTGTATATCGAAGAAGAGATACCGCAGTTTAAAACAGACGCTGATTTTCCCATCCATCTCCCATGCGGTTGCGTACAAAGCCAGTCTCAGATTGTGGTGACATATACAGTTCAGGAGCATGATACACTGTCGGATATTGGCACGCTACTGTCTGCGAAGATTGAAAACATtgaaaaaatgaacaaaaatatgACCGAGAATCCTTCATACATAGTTGTGGGTTGGGTGTTGTTTGTCCCCATGGAAAAGAATGGACTCAGAACATCAAAGCCAG GATTCAGACACAAGTGGTCAATATTAGTTGCAATTTTATTAGCTGTGACATTGCTTTCAATCAGCACGTTGATCTTTATCCTTTATCGGAGAAGAAAACCGGAACAAAATGTGGAAGTTCCAGATAAACCTGTATCTACAAGCTCGAAAAGCTCGGCTCCTCACCGATCCTTGTCGTTGCATAATCAGTTGCTTCATAAAGAAAACATGGGAG ATGTGGCAATTTTTGAATCAGACGGACCGGTCATATTCAGCCTTGAGGAGATTGAGGAGGCAACCGGTTACTTCGATGAAACTAAGAAAATCGGAGAGGGTGGATATGGTAGCGTGTTCCTCGGAGTAATAAGGGGGAAG GAGGTTGCCATAAAGAAGATGAAGTCTAATAGTACCAAAGAATTTTTTGCAGAGCTAAAGGTCTTGTGCAAGATCCATCACATTAACGTG GTGGAGCTTTTGGGGTATGCCAGTGGAGATGACCACCTCTACCTGGTCTATGAGTATGTCCAGAATGGATCGCTGAGCGAACATCTTCATGATCCTTTACTTAAAG GTCATCAGCCACTTTCTTGGACTGCAAGAACACAAATTGCAGTGGACGCTGCAAAAGGTATTGAGTACATTCATGACCACACAAAAGCGCGATATGTGCACCGTGATATAAAGACTAGTAACATTCTACTTGACGAGGGGTTCAGAGCAAAG GTAGCAGATTTTGGCTTGGCAAAGCTTGTTGGAAGAACCAATGAAGAAGATGTTTTCGCAACACGGCTGGTTGGAACACCGGGCTATCTTCCCCCAGA ATCCGTGAAGGAGCTCCAGGTGACTCACAAAACCGATGTGTTTGCATTCGGAGTGGTACTAGCAGAGCTGATCACAGGGCAACGTGCGCTTTTCCGTGACAATCGAGAGCCTGGGAAGATGAAATCCTTAATTACAGTC ATAAAAAAGGTGTTCCAAGATGATCATCCAGAAGCAGCTTTAGAGGCTGCCACAGATGGAAACCTCAGAAGCAACTATCCCATGGAGGACATGTTCAAG ATGGCAGAAATTGCAGAGTGGTGTATGAGTGAAGAAGCAGTGGAGAGGCCAGAGATGAGGGAGATTGTTGTGATGCTCTCGCAGATTGCGACATCTTCGATCGAGTGGGAAGCAACACTGGGTGGCAACAGCCAGGTTTTCAGTGGTGTATTTCAATTCACTGGAAGATGA
- the LOC126607978 gene encoding peroxidase 57-like: MRRLMIIETIIFTLSIVIVVIIAPCTEAAGKGLGNGLNVGFYSRSCPNVEKIVADIVSEANRQDPKLPGALIRLFSHDCFVKGCDASILLETTRSKEPVEKKAQGNDFIRGFELIDEIKARLEQECPQTVSCADILAFAAREAVFLAGLPRHKVPAGRRDSRTSRASDVGLPAPTTPFNDIIDFFTRKGITLDELVVLSGAHSIGVAHCSFFDYRLYNFNTSQPQDPALNSTYAADLSTKCPKQNTLPADEAKKRAVDFDPTTPLVLDNNFYLNLLQGKTLLQSDQIMVSDPRTSALVKTLASDSEAWSRRFAKAMIKMGRTNVLTRDEGEIRKNCRTFN; this comes from the exons ATGCGTCGTCTAATGATCATCGAGACAATCATCTTCACCTTAAGCATCGTCATCGTCGTCATCATCGCTCCTTGTACAGAGGCAGCTGGAAAAGGCCTTGGGAACGGCTTAAATGTAGGTTTCTACAGTCGCAGTTGCCCGAATGTGGAGAAAATTGTGGCTGACATCGTGTCCGAGGCTAACCGGCAAGATCCAAAGCTCCCCGGTGCCCTCATTCGCCTCTTTTCCCATGATTGCTTTGTCAAG GGCTGCGATGCCTCAATTCTGTTGGAGACCACACGCTCAAAGGAGCCTGTAGAGAAAAAAGCACAAGGAAATGACTTCATTAGAGGTTTTGAACTCATTGATGAGATCAAGGCCAGGCTAGAACAAGAGTGCCCGCAAACCGTCTCTTGCGCCGACATACTAGCCTTTGCTGCTCGGGAAGCTGTTTTTCTGGCTGGTCTACCCCGCCACAAAGTCCCCGCTGGACGCCGCGACAGTCGTACTTCCCGTGCTTCCGATGTTGGCCTCCCTGCTCCTACAACACCTTTCAACGATATCATAGATTTCTTCACCAGAAAAGGCATCACCCTCGACGAACTGGTTGTGTTGAGCGGTGCACACTCCATCGGGGTGGCCCATTGTAGCTTCTTTGATTACAGACTCTACAATTTCAACACATCTCAGCCCCAAGACCCTGCCCTCAACTCAACCTACGCTGCTGATCTGTCCACAAAGTGCCCGAAACAAAATACATTGCCTGCAGACGAAGCGAAAAAGAGGGCCGTGGACTTCGATCCAACAACACCACTTGTTCTGGACAACAACTTCTACCTGAACCTTTTGCAAGGGAAAACCTTGCTCCAGTCGGATCAGATAATGGTTTCTGATCCTCGCACCAGCGCGTTGGTAAAGACATTGGCCTCGGATTCTGAAGCTTGGAGTCGAAGGTTTGCCAAGGCCATGATCAAGATGGGGCGAACAAACGTTCTCACTCGAGATGAGGGAGAGATAAGGAAAAATTGCAGAACCTTTAACTAA
- the LOC126607979 gene encoding peroxidase 57-like, with protein MGSRLIAAAVFAVTLCSMIVVAYSADVNNPGNGLHVGFYNRKCPNLEKIVIDVVAKAVEKDRKLPAALIRLFFHDCFVKGCDASLLLDVTPSGEPVEMLSPASFGVRGLEVIDQIKARVEKECPGTVSCADILAFASREAVALSGLPRYEVPAGRRDSRTSRASDVILPSPTTPLKELIDFFSRKGLSLEEMVALSGAHSIGTVHCSFFDYRMYNFAPGKPKDPSLNEVFAAQLAQQCPAPNALPAEEAKKRAVDSDPTTPLVLDNHYYKSLMQGRGLMESDQVLVIDPRTRGVVEKLARSDSFARAFANAMIKMGRINVLTEDQGEIRKNCRKFI; from the exons ATGGGTAGTCGTTTAATTGCCGCGGCGGTTTTTGCCGTCACCTTGTGCTCCATGATCGTCGTTGCTTATTCGGCAGATGTGAACAACCCGGGGAACGGGTTGCATGTTGGATTTTACAATCGGAAATGTCCCAATTTGGAGAAAATTGTGATTGACGTTGTGGCCAAGGCTGTAGAGAAGGACCGAAAGCTTCCTGCTGCCCTCATTCGCCTCTTCTTCCACGATTGCTTTGTCAAG GGCTGTGATGCGTCACTTCTGCTGGATGTCACACCCTCTGGCGAGCCCGTAGAGATGCTATCACCGGCCAGCTTCGGGGTCCGAGGTTTAGAAGTCATTGATCAGATCAAGGCTAGGGTAGAAAAGGAGTGCCCGGGAACCGTCTCATGTGCCGACATTTTAGCTTTTGCCTCACGGGAAGCTGTGGCTCTGTCCGGTTTGCCTCGTTACGAAGTCCCTGCTGGACGCCGCGACAGCCGCACTTCCCGTGCCTCCGACGTCATACTTCCTTCTCCCACAACACCTCTGAAGGAGCTCATAGACTTCTTCTCCAGAAAAGGTTTGAGCCTTGAGGAAATGGTTGCCTTGTCTGGAGCGCACTCCATCGGCACCGTCCACTGCAGCTTCTTCGATTACAGGATGTACAATTTCGCACCAGGTAAGCCGAAAGACCCTTCACTAAACGAAGTGTTTGCGGCTCAGCTTGCTCAACAGTGCCCTGCACCCAACGCATTGCCCGCGGAGGAGGCTAAAAAGAGGGCTGTTGACTCAGACCCCACCACACCGCTCGTCCTGGACAATCACTACTACAAGAGCCTGATGCAGGGGAGAGGATTGATGGAGTCGGATCAGGTTTTGGTGATCGACCCTCGCACCAGAGGGGTGGTGGAGAAACTGGCTAGGTCTGATTCTTTTGCTCGGGCATTTGCAAACGCCATGATTAAGATGGGGAGAATCAATGTTCTCACTGAAGATCAAGGAGAGATACGGAAAAATTGTCGGAAATTTATCTAA